A region from the Salidesulfovibrio onnuriiensis genome encodes:
- a CDS encoding glycosyltransferase, with the protein MSGKAEKPSAILRISAAGSVQETLRKFGSLDNLLTHDGKSSEGIFDRNIMVWCFCRSGSLKLDLGEWTIIDRAIRYFLFSGVMLLLKDILLEARKCEIRLIRAYDPYWAGILGFLFARLFRCPWVISVHADFQKREALQPGSIPRVFGSRLPADAVERFLVRRVHRLLPIRASLVPHFVSAGCPEENIRVIPHGMDMDVLTALPATDVRSEFGLPGDCRLVSSIGRLELENYSEDIVKIALGISARRRDVHVLICGEGRQLEAMKQRVAESGYGDRIVFTGYIAHDLALDVRKRSDANLALMGGFSLIEACASGRPVVAYDVEWHSELVRTGETGLLAREGDVEAVVGVLEQWLEDDAEASRLGTAARALALEKHELRKVERIRAAVYSELLAE; encoded by the coding sequence ATGAGCGGCAAGGCGGAGAAGCCGTCGGCCATTCTCCGGATCTCAGCAGCGGGATCCGTGCAGGAAACGCTCCGGAAATTCGGAAGTCTCGACAACCTGCTGACGCATGACGGGAAATCCTCCGAGGGGATTTTCGACAGGAACATCATGGTCTGGTGCTTTTGCAGGAGTGGTTCCCTGAAATTGGACCTGGGCGAATGGACGATCATTGACCGGGCCATCCGGTATTTTCTGTTCAGCGGCGTCATGCTGTTGCTCAAGGATATACTGCTGGAAGCCAGGAAATGCGAAATTAGGCTGATCCGCGCCTATGACCCGTATTGGGCCGGCATTCTGGGTTTTCTGTTTGCAAGGCTCTTCCGATGCCCTTGGGTCATCTCGGTGCATGCCGATTTTCAGAAGCGGGAGGCCCTGCAGCCGGGTTCCATACCGAGGGTGTTCGGCTCCCGGCTCCCGGCCGACGCGGTGGAGCGGTTTCTTGTCCGGCGCGTCCACAGGCTTCTCCCCATCCGCGCCTCCCTGGTCCCCCATTTCGTTTCCGCGGGGTGTCCGGAAGAGAACATCAGGGTCATTCCCCACGGGATGGACATGGACGTTCTGACCGCACTTCCGGCCACCGATGTGCGGAGCGAATTCGGACTGCCCGGCGATTGCCGTCTGGTTTCGTCGATTGGCCGTCTGGAGTTGGAAAACTATAGCGAGGATATCGTTAAAATCGCTCTGGGCATTTCGGCACGGCGTCGTGATGTCCATGTGCTTATTTGCGGGGAAGGGCGGCAGCTTGAGGCCATGAAGCAAAGGGTCGCGGAAAGCGGATACGGAGACCGCATCGTCTTTACCGGGTACATAGCGCATGATCTGGCGCTTGATGTTCGCAAGCGGAGTGATGCCAATCTCGCCCTGATGGGGGGATTCAGCCTGATCGAGGCCTGCGCCTCGGGCCGTCCCGTGGTTGCGTACGATGTCGAGTGGCATTCCGAACTTGTGCGTACCGGCGAGACTGGCCTCCTGGCTAGGGAGGGCGATGTCGAGGCGGTTGTCGGCGTGCTGGAGCAGTGGCTGGAGGATGATGCCGAGGCCTCCAGGCTTGGTACGGCGGCGCGGGCGCTCGCCCTGGAAAAGCACGAGCTCAGGAAGGTGGAGCGTATCCGGGCAGCCGTCTACAGCGAACTGTTGGCGGAATAG
- the asnB gene encoding asparagine synthase (glutamine-hydrolyzing) — translation MCGIAGIMHLDGEPVALVNLRRMTDAIFHRGPDAEGHVVHGGVGLGHRRLAIIDLSPAGSQPMQSTCGRYIISYNGEVYNFPELKLELEALGWKFRSTSDTEVVLNAFAQWGESCVNRFNGMFAFAVWDKQYRRLFLARDRYGIKPLYYATFGKYFLFGSEQKAILAHPHAKSGIDLEALVEYFTFQNIFTDRTLEKQIRLVPAAHYGWLSLEQPELRLTRYWDYDFDEPAEPRSEEEYVEELDHLFRQAVNRQLVSDVEVCAYLSGGIDSGAITALAAQQMPYIKTFTCGFDLSSASGLELAFDERDKAEALSALFKTEHYEMVLKSGDMERCLPRLAYHLEEPRVGQSYPNFYVAQLASKFGKVVLAGTGGDELFGGYPWRYYQAAVNDDFEHYVDKYYGYWQRLLSREEIAKAFAPVWDEVKLVNTRDIFRDVFTRRDISLTSPSDYVNHSLYFEARTFLHGLLLVEDRLSMAHSLETRVPFLDNDLVDFAMKIPAKLKLGNLGEMARIDENEPGKRQKYFNQPSDGKSILRKALSRHVPREVVERKKQGFSAPDASWFKGESIEYVKGLLLDEKAEIYKVLDYDVVKVLLGEHFEGHKNRRLLIWSLLSLSHFIGVLRGGACGSW, via the coding sequence ATGTGTGGTATCGCCGGCATAATGCACCTTGATGGGGAGCCTGTCGCTCTGGTGAACCTGCGACGGATGACCGACGCCATCTTCCATCGCGGTCCGGACGCGGAGGGCCATGTGGTTCACGGAGGCGTCGGCCTCGGTCATCGGCGCCTGGCCATCATAGATCTTTCCCCGGCCGGCAGCCAGCCCATGCAGTCCACCTGCGGAAGGTATATCATCAGCTACAATGGGGAGGTCTACAATTTCCCCGAGCTCAAGTTGGAGCTGGAGGCCCTCGGCTGGAAGTTCCGATCCACTTCGGACACCGAGGTTGTCCTGAACGCATTTGCCCAATGGGGCGAATCCTGCGTGAACCGATTCAACGGCATGTTCGCCTTTGCGGTCTGGGACAAGCAGTACAGGCGGCTTTTCCTGGCCCGGGACCGTTACGGCATCAAGCCCCTGTATTACGCCACCTTTGGCAAGTATTTCCTGTTTGGTTCGGAGCAGAAGGCCATTCTGGCGCATCCCCACGCCAAGAGCGGTATCGATCTGGAAGCGCTGGTGGAATATTTCACCTTCCAGAATATTTTTACGGACAGGACGTTGGAAAAACAGATCCGGCTTGTTCCGGCAGCGCATTACGGCTGGCTGTCCCTGGAGCAGCCCGAGTTGCGCCTGACCCGCTATTGGGACTACGATTTTGACGAACCGGCGGAGCCCAGGAGCGAAGAGGAGTACGTGGAGGAATTGGACCACCTCTTCAGGCAGGCCGTCAACCGCCAGCTGGTCAGCGACGTGGAGGTCTGCGCCTATCTTTCGGGCGGCATCGACTCCGGGGCGATCACGGCCCTGGCCGCCCAGCAGATGCCTTATATCAAGACTTTTACCTGCGGATTCGACCTGTCGTCGGCCTCGGGCCTTGAGCTGGCCTTCGACGAGCGGGACAAGGCCGAGGCCCTGAGCGCGTTGTTCAAGACCGAGCACTACGAGATGGTCCTCAAAAGCGGGGACATGGAACGCTGCCTACCCCGGCTTGCATACCACCTGGAAGAACCCCGGGTGGGACAGAGCTATCCCAATTTCTATGTGGCGCAGCTGGCCAGCAAGTTCGGCAAGGTCGTTCTTGCTGGTACGGGCGGCGACGAACTGTTCGGCGGATATCCCTGGCGCTACTACCAGGCTGCGGTCAACGACGATTTCGAGCATTATGTGGACAAGTACTACGGCTACTGGCAACGCCTGCTGTCCAGGGAGGAAATCGCAAAAGCGTTCGCTCCGGTCTGGGATGAGGTCAAGCTCGTCAATACCCGCGACATCTTCCGGGACGTATTCACCCGACGGGACATTTCCCTGACGAGCCCTTCCGACTACGTCAATCATTCCCTGTACTTCGAGGCCAGAACCTTCCTGCATGGCTTGCTGCTGGTGGAAGACAGGCTTTCCATGGCGCATTCGCTCGAGACCCGGGTCCCCTTTCTGGACAATGATCTTGTGGATTTCGCCATGAAAATACCGGCCAAACTGAAGTTGGGCAATCTCGGGGAAATGGCGCGAATCGACGAAAACGAACCCGGCAAGCGGCAGAAATACTTTAATCAGCCTTCCGATGGAAAGAGCATTCTTCGCAAGGCGCTCAGCAGGCATGTTCCCAGGGAAGTGGTGGAACGCAAAAAGCAGGGCTTTTCCGCCCCCGACGCGAGCTGGTTCAAGGGCGAGAGCATCGAGTATGTCAAAGGCCTGCTGCTGGATGAGAAGGCTGAAATTTACAAGGTGCTGGACTATGACGTGGTGAAAGTGCTGCTCGGCGAGCATTTCGAGGGCCATAAAAACAGACGTCTTCTCATTTGGAGCCTGTTGTCGCTTTCGCACTTCATCGGCGTGTTACGGGGGGGAGCATGCGGGTCCTGGTAA
- a CDS encoding B12-binding domain-containing radical SAM protein encodes MKTVFIRNTEYVCDENSSGRPHEARLPCNIYLAAAYCAGKGRDVDVLSVGENGREFDVDPYDVVAVWVPLLEGFDVHLEYVRAAKAAGKRTIVILNDPYEQLEHELMDREEAVDVVIRLYERELVIEKVLGEFERDIHCRKFDFPGVLYRTESGEILDTGKQPFLHDLHHLVSSAEYLKKVDLSAYKQAFVEISRGCPYQCGFCFYNNTGHRKRRIEDIIDELKVLVHGNFEHIWLHDLNMLVDTKFCAKLCEAIIENGLEFTWGTDGRLEICKNEELMTLLRRAGCKRMAFGFETTNPEALKQLKKGKNLEDFDEAVRLCRQADIIADMNYMIGFPWDTRETLAEMELHSQRFDISCVQFVRPLRGTPLYDQYRELGLFEGELGLDAYVDCRVAPMFPTLHVSKEYLMQVKDRFGYTPWQYRVVLLKRKLKKMAAVLGVGS; translated from the coding sequence ATGAAAACGGTTTTTATCAGAAATACTGAATACGTTTGCGACGAAAACAGCAGCGGCAGGCCCCATGAAGCGAGGCTGCCTTGCAATATTTACCTGGCCGCCGCCTATTGTGCGGGAAAAGGGCGCGATGTGGATGTGCTGTCCGTGGGCGAAAACGGCCGGGAGTTCGATGTCGATCCGTATGACGTGGTAGCGGTCTGGGTGCCCCTTCTTGAGGGATTCGATGTGCACTTGGAGTACGTACGGGCGGCCAAGGCGGCCGGGAAACGCACGATCGTCATTCTTAACGATCCCTATGAGCAGCTTGAGCATGAGCTCATGGACCGGGAAGAGGCCGTTGACGTGGTCATCAGGCTGTATGAGCGGGAACTGGTGATCGAAAAGGTGCTTGGCGAGTTTGAAAGGGATATCCATTGCCGGAAGTTCGATTTCCCGGGCGTCCTCTACAGGACTGAGTCGGGAGAAATCCTGGACACGGGCAAGCAGCCGTTCCTGCACGACCTGCATCATCTGGTGTCTTCGGCTGAGTATCTGAAAAAGGTGGACCTGTCGGCCTACAAGCAGGCCTTTGTGGAGATATCCAGAGGCTGCCCTTATCAGTGCGGCTTTTGTTTCTATAACAACACCGGGCATCGGAAACGCAGGATCGAAGACATCATCGATGAGTTGAAGGTGCTTGTTCATGGAAACTTCGAACACATCTGGCTGCACGACCTGAACATGCTCGTGGATACGAAGTTTTGCGCCAAGCTGTGCGAAGCCATCATAGAAAACGGGCTTGAGTTTACGTGGGGGACGGACGGCCGTCTGGAAATATGCAAGAACGAGGAGTTGATGACCCTTCTGAGGCGCGCCGGGTGCAAACGCATGGCCTTCGGGTTCGAGACCACCAATCCCGAGGCGCTCAAGCAGCTGAAAAAGGGCAAGAACCTGGAGGATTTCGATGAGGCCGTCAGGCTTTGCCGCCAGGCGGACATTATCGCCGACATGAATTACATGATCGGGTTCCCCTGGGATACCAGGGAAACGCTTGCCGAAATGGAGCTCCATTCCCAGCGGTTCGACATTTCCTGCGTGCAGTTTGTGCGGCCTCTTCGCGGCACCCCCCTGTACGATCAGTACAGGGAGTTGGGATTGTTCGAGGGAGAACTGGGGCTGGACGCCTACGTGGACTGTCGGGTTGCGCCCATGTTCCCCACGCTGCATGTCTCCAAGGAATACCTGATGCAGGTCAAGGACAGGTTCGGATATACGCCGTGGCAATACCGGGTGGTTTTGCTGAAGAGAAAACTCAAAAAGATGGCCGCCGTGTTGGGTGTCGGCTCATAG
- a CDS encoding methyltransferase domain-containing protein: protein MKMENFNNHIGLHCIACRHPLVPEGGGTVVCAGCGRSYAVEDGIVVLEEIGDVDLNMAATPPSSLHDVRRGVLNGAPIESEVDRVARTDSIVFADLHGEWLAPLLNDAVVADVGCGQIPYLGSLPGDRIRTYYGFDLERRSLEIARDNHDGGFDLRLAQVGAYNIPLEDDSVDAVISCEVIEHLERPHDYLAEIARVLKPGGVLSISTPCVSVYFHPLEAMDFFTSSKSRQCYLRRLNSHEHWQEVLPLHPALRPKAFRGWLEQAGFDCLRHETRLWYHGRIAWPFFSRLEKIGCFWAGKAYQAYLNFWNRMVRSGLPVLKWWGIRQFALCRLVDGHFMKRGE from the coding sequence ATGAAGATGGAAAATTTTAATAACCACATAGGCCTTCATTGCATTGCATGCCGTCATCCCCTCGTGCCGGAAGGCGGGGGGACCGTGGTCTGTGCGGGATGCGGCAGAAGCTATGCGGTGGAGGACGGAATCGTCGTTCTGGAAGAAATCGGCGATGTGGACCTGAACATGGCGGCCACTCCACCTTCCAGCCTGCACGATGTGCGCCGGGGCGTTCTTAACGGCGCACCCATCGAAAGCGAGGTGGACCGGGTGGCGCGCACCGACAGCATCGTCTTCGCAGATCTGCACGGCGAGTGGTTGGCCCCGTTGTTGAACGACGCGGTCGTGGCCGATGTCGGCTGCGGCCAGATTCCCTACCTCGGTTCTCTCCCGGGGGACAGGATACGTACCTACTACGGTTTCGACCTGGAGAGGCGGTCCCTTGAGATCGCACGGGACAATCATGACGGCGGTTTCGATCTGCGACTGGCCCAGGTGGGGGCATACAACATTCCCTTGGAAGACGATTCCGTGGATGCCGTCATCAGCTGCGAAGTCATCGAGCATCTGGAAAGGCCCCATGACTATTTGGCCGAGATCGCCCGGGTCCTGAAGCCGGGGGGCGTGCTCTCGATCTCGACCCCGTGCGTGTCGGTGTATTTCCACCCGCTCGAGGCCATGGATTTTTTCACGAGCAGCAAAAGCCGCCAGTGTTATCTGCGGAGGCTCAACAGCCACGAACACTGGCAGGAGGTGCTCCCCCTGCACCCGGCGCTGCGGCCCAAGGCCTTCCGGGGCTGGCTGGAGCAGGCCGGCTTCGACTGCCTCAGGCATGAGACCCGGCTGTGGTATCATGGCCGCATTGCCTGGCCGTTTTTCTCCAGGCTGGAAAAAATAGGCTGTTTCTGGGCGGGAAAGGCCTATCAGGCCTATCTGAATTTCTGGAATCGGATGGTGCGGAGCGGATTGCCCGTGTTGAAATGGTGGGGCATCCGCCAGTTCGCCCTGTGCCGGTTGGTGGACGGGCATTTCATGAAACGAGGCGAGTGA
- a CDS encoding NAD-dependent epimerase/dehydratase family protein — protein sequence MRVLVTGAAGLVGSAVSRLLADSGYGVVGTYRRHPSGPVPGEAAILDILSGGHQGLVSLGTFDAVVHCAAALPSSLVGPEAERVAGYNMEIDRLIAAFAGATGADVVFASSSSVYREQGGGESTALDDGNPYSLSKIAGEKVMEEAAERAVSLRICAPYGVGQRSRTVLRIFIEKALAGHPLQYHGSGRRSQAFVHASDVAAAVEAALRLPVSGPFNIAGSRCVPMKELAHLVVDSIPGCASVVEPSGKEDPQENYRGCFDISRAARLLGWAPEVTLESGIVEMAEAIRQG from the coding sequence ATGCGGGTCCTGGTAACGGGCGCAGCTGGCCTGGTTGGTTCCGCGGTTTCGCGACTGCTTGCCGACAGCGGGTACGGGGTTGTCGGGACATATCGGCGACACCCTTCCGGCCCGGTCCCCGGAGAGGCCGCCATACTGGATATTCTTTCCGGTGGGCACCAGGGGCTTGTGTCCTTGGGTACTTTTGATGCGGTGGTGCATTGCGCCGCGGCGCTGCCTTCCTCGCTCGTGGGCCCCGAAGCCGAAAGGGTGGCAGGGTACAACATGGAAATCGACCGGCTGATCGCAGCGTTTGCCGGAGCCACGGGCGCGGATGTTGTTTTTGCCTCTTCCTCCAGTGTCTACCGTGAGCAGGGGGGCGGAGAGTCCACTGCCCTGGATGACGGGAATCCATACTCCCTTTCCAAGATAGCAGGGGAAAAAGTGATGGAGGAGGCTGCGGAGAGGGCCGTGTCCCTGCGTATTTGCGCTCCTTATGGAGTCGGGCAGAGGAGCAGGACCGTTTTACGAATTTTCATTGAAAAGGCCTTGGCCGGACACCCTCTTCAGTATCACGGCAGCGGCCGGCGGAGCCAGGCGTTCGTCCATGCTTCGGATGTGGCAGCAGCTGTTGAGGCCGCCTTGCGCCTACCCGTATCCGGGCCGTTCAATATCGCCGGGAGCAGATGCGTTCCCATGAAAGAACTTGCGCACCTGGTCGTGGATTCCATTCCGGGGTGCGCCAGCGTGGTTGAGCCGTCGGGGAAAGAGGACCCCCAGGAGAATTACAGGGGGTGTTTTGATATTTCCAGGGCCGCCCGGCTTCTGGGCTGGGCCCCGGAAGTGACTCTTGAGTCGGGAATAGTCGAGATGGCGGAAGCCATTCGTCAGGGATAG
- a CDS encoding metallophosphoesterase family protein: MRLGIFSDVHGNLPALESCLEKLRSLNVDRLVCLGDVFGYFPQGTECLGLLTEARAVLLLGNHEAMLMGRLPLEPERDAVYGLEAQRPQLSERQKEMLMSLSPVHSEVLDGRRLLFVHGTAEDPLQGRLYPDQQAPDWESSGYDAVFMGHTHRLHAWRSGRTVAVNVGSCGLPRDKGALGTFGVYDTVSGDYELYRFELDVAEMLNRYVNVHDSVRENFKRDDRVSIPWSMV; encoded by the coding sequence GTGAGACTAGGCATTTTTTCCGATGTTCATGGCAATCTGCCCGCCTTGGAGAGCTGTCTGGAGAAGTTGCGTTCACTCAATGTGGACCGGCTCGTCTGCCTTGGGGATGTTTTCGGATATTTCCCCCAGGGGACGGAGTGCCTCGGCCTCCTGACCGAAGCCCGGGCCGTATTGCTCCTCGGGAATCATGAAGCCATGCTTATGGGACGGTTGCCTTTGGAGCCGGAGAGGGATGCTGTTTACGGCCTTGAGGCCCAGAGGCCGCAGTTGTCGGAAAGGCAAAAAGAAATGCTGATGTCATTGAGCCCCGTGCATTCCGAGGTCCTGGACGGAAGACGGCTGCTTTTTGTCCATGGGACGGCGGAAGATCCCTTGCAGGGACGCCTGTACCCCGACCAGCAGGCCCCCGATTGGGAAAGCTCGGGATACGATGCGGTTTTTATGGGGCATACCCACCGTCTGCATGCGTGGCGTTCCGGGAGGACCGTGGCGGTCAATGTCGGTTCCTGCGGGCTGCCGCGCGATAAGGGCGCTCTGGGGACATTTGGTGTCTACGATACTGTTTCCGGGGATTATGAACTGTATCGTTTTGAACTCGATGTTGCTGAGATGTTGAATAGATATGTGAATGTACACGATTCCGTCCGTGAGAATTTCAAAAGGGACGATCGCGTGTCGATCCCATGGAGCATGGTATGA
- a CDS encoding ATP-grasp domain-containing protein, with protein MSEKLTVMVTGIGGGGHGEQILKALQLAETPYEIVGGDMSPCSKGLAEVDHPYILPPATAPDYVDALLRVCRKHGVKALFHGSEPELKAFAANRERIEAEGIFLPINPTELIEVCMDKFKTFHWLTEHGFHMPQTVQIENHEQLRAVDFFPAVLKPSVGGGGSANIYLAQTREEVDFLGTWLLDNLGPFIVQEYVGTVESEFTVGVLCDMDGNFINSIAVKRAILSGLSNRIKTANRTGNQGLGATLAISSGVSQGEIGPYPEVTADCERIALEMGCRGAINIQCRHVDGKDYIFEINPRFSGTTSLRAMVGYNEPDILIRKHVLGEDVEPRFAYKSGTIMRGVAETLVEGRNIPHA; from the coding sequence ATGAGCGAGAAATTGACGGTGATGGTCACTGGTATCGGTGGTGGTGGACACGGCGAGCAGATTCTCAAGGCATTGCAACTCGCTGAAACTCCCTATGAAATCGTGGGCGGGGATATGAGCCCCTGCAGCAAGGGACTTGCCGAGGTCGATCACCCGTATATCCTGCCTCCGGCAACCGCGCCCGATTACGTGGATGCGTTGCTGCGGGTTTGCCGCAAGCATGGCGTCAAGGCCCTGTTCCACGGCAGCGAGCCGGAGCTGAAAGCCTTTGCCGCCAACAGGGAACGCATTGAGGCTGAAGGCATCTTCCTGCCCATCAATCCCACCGAGCTCATTGAAGTCTGCATGGATAAGTTCAAGACTTTTCATTGGCTCACGGAGCACGGCTTCCACATGCCCCAGACCGTGCAGATAGAGAACCATGAGCAACTGCGTGCGGTGGATTTCTTCCCCGCCGTGCTGAAGCCTTCCGTGGGCGGTGGCGGCTCCGCCAACATCTATCTGGCCCAGACCCGTGAGGAAGTTGATTTTTTGGGAACGTGGCTGCTGGACAACCTGGGACCGTTCATCGTCCAGGAATACGTGGGCACCGTGGAGTCGGAGTTCACCGTGGGGGTGCTGTGCGACATGGACGGCAACTTCATCAATTCCATTGCCGTGAAGCGTGCCATTCTTTCCGGGCTGAGCAACCGCATCAAGACGGCCAACAGGACCGGAAACCAAGGCCTGGGTGCCACGTTGGCCATCAGCAGCGGCGTTTCCCAGGGAGAGATCGGCCCCTACCCGGAAGTCACCGCCGACTGCGAAAGGATCGCCCTTGAAATGGGGTGCCGGGGCGCCATCAACATTCAGTGCCGCCATGTGGACGGCAAGGATTACATTTTCGAGATCAATCCCCGTTTTTCCGGAACCACCTCCCTGCGGGCCATGGTCGGGTACAACGAACCCGACATTCTGATACGGAAGCATGTCCTGGGAGAAGACGTGGAGCCCCGCTTCGCCTACAAAAGCGGAACCATCATGCGAGGGGTCGCCGAGACCCTTGTGGAAGGCAGGAATATTCCTCATGCCTGA
- a CDS encoding class I SAM-dependent methyltransferase, which yields MKTFENVVSQCGREFEPFVGPDYCRVRTLEFQLQTMLQPALLELDDKPVLELGCGLGFKSLLWSRHAREVVGIDMDAPYHGFNTSEPSVVAGQRVLDSVGVNNVTLRAGDLFEHLDSCGERYSLIFSDYLMEHISDLPRLASCMHKALAPGGRTVHTVPTTQAGLLELVRANLEPSLRDVWEIVKNYAKRFVRGEKRHARFTPGGWIVPITHSEYTASYNKQLRIYELESYVFPLMEAGFIIESIVPLRETSVSILARKAL from the coding sequence ATGAAGACGTTTGAAAATGTTGTCTCCCAGTGTGGCAGGGAGTTCGAGCCCTTTGTCGGCCCTGACTACTGCAGGGTCCGGACACTGGAATTCCAGCTCCAGACCATGCTGCAGCCAGCCCTGCTGGAGCTGGACGACAAGCCGGTCCTGGAGCTTGGCTGCGGGCTCGGCTTCAAGTCACTGCTCTGGAGCCGGCACGCCAGGGAAGTGGTGGGCATCGATATGGACGCGCCCTATCATGGATTCAACACCAGCGAGCCGTCGGTCGTAGCCGGGCAAAGGGTTCTGGATTCTGTCGGCGTGAACAACGTCACCCTTCGCGCCGGGGATCTCTTTGAGCATCTCGACAGCTGCGGAGAGCGGTATTCCCTGATTTTTTCGGATTACCTGATGGAGCATATCTCCGACCTGCCCCGTCTTGCGTCCTGCATGCACAAGGCCCTTGCCCCGGGCGGAAGGACAGTGCACACCGTGCCCACCACCCAGGCGGGGTTGCTGGAGCTTGTCCGCGCCAATCTTGAGCCGAGCCTGCGGGATGTCTGGGAGATCGTGAAGAACTACGCCAAGCGGTTCGTCCGCGGGGAAAAGCGCCATGCCCGTTTCACCCCCGGGGGCTGGATCGTTCCCATCACCCATTCGGAGTACACCGCCTCCTACAACAAGCAGTTGAGGATCTACGAGCTGGAAAGCTATGTTTTCCCGCTCATGGAGGCCGGGTTCATCATTGAATCCATCGTACCCCTTCGTGAGACTTCGGTCTCGATTTTGGCAAGAAAGGCGCTATAG
- a CDS encoding radical SAM/SPASM domain-containing protein yields the protein MLRNLKEKIRQTGWLFRLILPAYKFLSLCKLVVLADASFGQRFNYLLCAFSAWRRSEKCLGSPVNLGIEPTNACNLKCTICETGTNDLGRKKGFLSFDDFIRILDRFDGNLNQLYFYFMGEPFLNRDAYRMIRYAADKGIWVTTCTNGDVVDPERLVDSGIGEVNFQTGGFSQETHGTYRRGSDLSAVRANLERTIELRNARGMDSRDMKITLGFILMRHNEHELEDFIAYCEKVGVDEYNIIGTCLRTADQAETYLPSDPAYRIYDEDKLKQGKVVPRTRPDNHCGEIYSSITVQVNGDVVACCRDPKGKRVLGNLLDQTLAEVWNGEKYGTLRRDVSTSSNSLQLCRLCPGQGLYPLARDWRGHKRNSQ from the coding sequence ATGTTAAGAAATTTGAAGGAAAAAATCCGTCAGACCGGTTGGCTTTTCAGGCTGATTCTTCCCGCATACAAGTTCTTGTCCCTGTGCAAGCTGGTCGTGCTGGCGGATGCCAGTTTCGGGCAGCGGTTCAACTATCTTCTGTGCGCCTTTTCAGCATGGCGCAGGAGCGAAAAATGCCTCGGGTCCCCCGTCAACCTGGGCATCGAACCCACAAATGCCTGCAACCTCAAGTGCACCATCTGCGAGACCGGGACCAACGATCTGGGGCGCAAGAAAGGCTTCCTGTCCTTTGACGATTTCATCCGTATTCTGGACAGGTTCGACGGCAATCTCAATCAGCTGTACTTTTACTTCATGGGGGAACCGTTTCTGAACAGGGACGCCTACCGCATGATTCGGTACGCGGCCGACAAGGGGATATGGGTGACCACCTGCACCAACGGCGATGTGGTTGATCCCGAGCGGCTTGTGGACAGCGGCATTGGCGAGGTCAATTTCCAGACAGGCGGCTTCAGCCAGGAAACCCACGGAACCTATCGCAGGGGCAGCGACCTGTCCGCGGTGCGGGCGAACCTGGAAAGGACCATAGAGCTGAGGAACGCACGGGGCATGGACAGCCGGGACATGAAGATCACGCTCGGCTTCATCCTCATGCGGCACAATGAGCACGAACTCGAAGACTTCATCGCCTACTGCGAAAAGGTGGGCGTGGATGAATACAACATTATCGGCACTTGCCTGAGAACGGCTGACCAGGCGGAAACCTACCTGCCCTCCGATCCGGCCTACAGGATTTATGACGAGGACAAACTCAAGCAGGGTAAGGTCGTTCCCCGGACCCGTCCGGACAACCATTGCGGTGAGATCTATTCGTCGATCACGGTCCAGGTGAACGGCGATGTCGTGGCCTGCTGCAGGGACCCGAAAGGAAAGAGGGTTCTGGGAAATCTCTTGGATCAAACGCTTGCCGAAGTCTGGAACGGGGAAAAGTACGGAACCCTGAGAAGGGACGTGAGCACCTCCTCGAACAGCTTGCAACTCTGCCGTCTCTGCCCGGGGCAGGGACTGTATCCCCTGGCCCGGGACTGGCGCGGCCATAAAAGGAATAGCCAATGA